One genomic region from Phoenix dactylifera cultivar Barhee BC4 unplaced genomic scaffold, palm_55x_up_171113_PBpolish2nd_filt_p 000046F, whole genome shotgun sequence encodes:
- the LOC103723850 gene encoding F-box/LRR-repeat protein 14 — protein sequence MEDLPEVLVFDILKRISNSADRNSVSLVCKRLYAIEGEQRDFLRVGCGLHPATEALTSLCIRFPNLKKVEIVYSGWMSNLGKQLDNQGLLVLSSHCPCLAELTMSFCSFINDTGLGYLASCGKLRSLKLNFAPAISSNGILSLVVGCKNLSTLHLIRCMRVSSVEWLEYLGKVGTLEDLSIKNCRAIGEDDLIKLGPGLRKLKRLEFEVDAYYRYPKAYDHFVGDRWKRHQICCEEMKEISLINCIMTPSRGLSCLLGKCQALEKLLLDMCIGLKDSDMIALSQQSSNLRSISLRLPSQFLAPVLVNTPLRLTNESLKALARGCPMLEVVELSFSDVEFPSFSCFSQDGILVLIQSCPIRVLTLNSTCFFNNSGMEALCSAQFLQTLELVKCQEVSDEGILLVIHFPCLTNLKLRRCLGVTDNGLKPLVGSQKLESLTVEDCTLISEEGVQGAARSVSYRQDLSWLY from the coding sequence ATGGAGGATCTTCCTGAAGTACTAGTTTTCGATATTCTCAAGAGAATAAGTAACTCTGCTGACAGAAATTCTGTATCTCTTGTGTGCAAACGCCTTTATGCAATCGAGGGAGAACAGAGAGATTTCTTAAGAGTTGGATGTGGATTACATCCAGCTACAGAAGCATTAACTTCTCTGTGCATCCGCTTCCCAAACTTAAAGAAAGTAGAGATAGTCTACTCTGGTTGGATGTCCAACTTGGGAAAGCAATTAGACAATCAAGGCCTTCTTGTGCTCTCATCCCACTGCCCTTGTCTTGCAGAGCTAACCATGAGTTTCTGTTCATTCATCAATGATACTGGCCTTGGTTATTTAGCTTCTTGCGGAAAGCTTAGATCTCTTAAGCTAAATTTTGCACCGGCGATAAGTTctaatgggattctctcacttGTTGTTGGTTGCAAGAATCTTTCCACCCTCCATCTCATTCGCTGCATGAGAGTTAGCAGTGTCGAGTGGCTAGAATACCTTGGTAAAGTTGGAACCCTAGAGGACCTCTCTATCAAGAATTGCAGGGCCATTGGTGAGGATGATCTCATAAAGCTAGGTCCTGGACTGAGGAAACTCAAGCGGTTGGAATTTGAGGTGGACGCATATTATAGGTACCCAAAGGCTTATGATCACTTTGTGGGGGATAGATGGAAAAGGCATCAGATCTGCTGTGAggagatgaaggagattagCTTGATAAATTGTATTATGACTCCGAGCAGAGGGCTTTCATGCTTGTTAGGAAAATGCCAGGCATTGGAGAAGCTCCTCCTGGACATGTGCATTGGGCTAAAGGACAGCGATATGATTGCATTATCTCAGCAGTCCAGCAACCTCAGAAGCATCTCGTTACGCCTCCCTTCACAGTTTTTGGCACCTGTCTTAGTGAACACTCCATTACGGTTGACTAATGAGAGTCTGAAGGCATTAGCTCGTGGCTGCCCCATGCTCGAAGTGGTTGAATTATCCTTCTCTGATGTAGAATTCCCATCATTCTCTTGCTTCAGTCAGGATGGTATTCTAGTGTTGATTCAAAGTTGTCCAATTCGTGTTTTGACGCTTAATAGCACTTGCTTCTTTAACAACAGTGGGATGGAAGCCCTTTGTTCTGCGCAGTTTTTGCAGACACTAGAGCTTGTGAAATGCCAGGAAGTCAGTGATGAGGGTATTCTGCTTGTCATACACTTCCCTTGCTTGACTAATCTTAAGCTCCGCAGATGTTTAGGAGTGACAGACAATGGATTAAAGCCACTTGTGGGTTCGCAGAAATTGGAGTCTCTGACAGTTGAAGACTGCACTCTGATTTCTGAAGAAGGTGTTCAAGGGGCTGCAAGGTCCGTTTCGTACCGGCAAGATTTATCATGGTTGTATTGA
- the LOC103723848 gene encoding probable protein phosphatase 2C 27 isoform X2: MSMENSEEVDNKMDSLSLYKTQNEKSPNLTMSHMERICENTVAIDSKQNPLIDFVPVTRSGDWSDIGSREYMEDTHVCISDLAKKYGYHSLDQETVSFYGVFDGHGGKGAAHFFCDSLPRVIVEDAEFPLELEKVVTRSFMQTDTQFAKICAVQSALSSGTTALTAMIIGRSLLVANAGDCRAVLSRLGMAVEMSKDHRPCCIKERKRVESLGGYIDDGYLNGQLAVTRALGDWHLEGMKGIGERGGPLSAEPELRMITLTKDDEFLIIGSDGIWDVFSNQNAVDFARRRLQEHNDTKLCCKELVEEAIRRGATDNLTAVMVCFHSDPPARMGVHRTRVPRGISAEGFHSLRRSLEA, from the exons ATGTCCATGGAGAATTCGGAGGAGGTTGACAACAAGATGGACTCTTTGAGCCTTTACAAGACCCAGAATGAGAAAAGTCCTAATCTTACTATGTCTCAT ATGGAAAGAATATGTGAGAATACAGTGGCCATAGACAGCAAGCAAAACCCATTAATAGATTTTGTCCCAGTTACTCGATCAGGGGACTGGTCTGATATTGGCAGTCGGGAGTATATGGAAGATACCCATGTGTGCATCTCTGACTTGGCTAAGAAGTATGGTTATCATTCACTGGATCAGGAGacggtttctttttatgga GTATTTGATGGACATGGAGGGAAAGGTGCTGCACATTTTTTCTGTGACAGTTTACCTAGGGTCATTGTGGAAGATGCTGAATTCCCTCTTGAACTTGAAAAGGTAGTCACGAGATCGTTTATGCAAACTGATACTCAGTTTGCAAAGATTTGTGCTGTTCAGTCTGCACTGTCATCTGGGACAACAGCACTTACTGCAATGATAATTGGAAG ATCTCTATTAGTTGCTAATGCTGGAGACTGCCGAGCTGTGCTTTCCCGACTTGGGATGGCAGTAGAAATGTCCAAGGATCACAGGCCCTGTTGTATCAAGGAAAGAAAACGCGTCGAATCCCTTGGTGGCTACATCGATGATGGATACTTGAATGGTCAGCTTGCTGTGACCCGAGCTCTTGGTGATTGGCATCTGGAGGGCATGAAAGGTATTGGCGAGCGAGGTGGACCCTTGAGTGCTGAACCAGAGCTTAGGATGATTACTTTAACAAAAGATGATGAGTTCCTGATAATAGGCAGTGATGGTATATGGGATGTCTTCTCGAACCAAAATGCTGTAGATTTTGCTCGGAGGAGGCTCCAAGAACACAATGATACGAAATTGTGTTGCAAGGAATTGGTTGAGGAGGCAATAAGGCGAGGAGCTACAGACAATCTGACAGCAGTTATGGTATGCTTCCACTCAGACCCCCCTGCTCGGATGGGGGTACACAGGACTAGAGTGCCGAGGGGCATATCAGCCGAGGGATTTCATAGCCTTAGGCGCTCTCTAGAAGCTTAA
- the LOC103723848 gene encoding probable protein phosphatase 2C 27 isoform X1 — translation MCVENLDEGGEKMETFGLCKTPNEKSSDLAKSHMERICENTVAIDSKQNPLIDFVPVTRSGDWSDIGSREYMEDTHVCISDLAKKYGYHSLDQETVSFYGVFDGHGGKGAAHFFCDSLPRVIVEDAEFPLELEKVVTRSFMQTDTQFAKICAVQSALSSGTTALTAMIIGRSLLVANAGDCRAVLSRLGMAVEMSKDHRPCCIKERKRVESLGGYIDDGYLNGQLAVTRALGDWHLEGMKGIGERGGPLSAEPELRMITLTKDDEFLIIGSDGIWDVFSNQNAVDFARRRLQEHNDTKLCCKELVEEAIRRGATDNLTAVMVCFHSDPPARMGVHRTRVPRGISAEGFHSLRRSLEA, via the exons ATGTGCGTGGAGAATTTAGACGAGGGTGGGGAAAAAATGGAAACTTTTGGCCTTTGCAAGACCCCGAATGAGAAAAGTTCTGATCTTGCCAAGTCTCAT ATGGAAAGAATATGTGAGAATACAGTGGCCATAGACAGCAAGCAAAACCCATTAATAGATTTTGTCCCAGTTACTCGATCAGGGGACTGGTCTGATATTGGCAGTCGGGAGTATATGGAAGATACCCATGTGTGCATCTCTGACTTGGCTAAGAAGTATGGTTATCATTCACTGGATCAGGAGacggtttctttttatgga GTATTTGATGGACATGGAGGGAAAGGTGCTGCACATTTTTTCTGTGACAGTTTACCTAGGGTCATTGTGGAAGATGCTGAATTCCCTCTTGAACTTGAAAAGGTAGTCACGAGATCGTTTATGCAAACTGATACTCAGTTTGCAAAGATTTGTGCTGTTCAGTCTGCACTGTCATCTGGGACAACAGCACTTACTGCAATGATAATTGGAAG ATCTCTATTAGTTGCTAATGCTGGAGACTGCCGAGCTGTGCTTTCCCGACTTGGGATGGCAGTAGAAATGTCCAAGGATCACAGGCCCTGTTGTATCAAGGAAAGAAAACGCGTCGAATCCCTTGGTGGCTACATCGATGATGGATACTTGAATGGTCAGCTTGCTGTGACCCGAGCTCTTGGTGATTGGCATCTGGAGGGCATGAAAGGTATTGGCGAGCGAGGTGGACCCTTGAGTGCTGAACCAGAGCTTAGGATGATTACTTTAACAAAAGATGATGAGTTCCTGATAATAGGCAGTGATGGTATATGGGATGTCTTCTCGAACCAAAATGCTGTAGATTTTGCTCGGAGGAGGCTCCAAGAACACAATGATACGAAATTGTGTTGCAAGGAATTGGTTGAGGAGGCAATAAGGCGAGGAGCTACAGACAATCTGACAGCAGTTATGGTATGCTTCCACTCAGACCCCCCTGCTCGGATGGGGGTACACAGGACTAGAGTGCCGAGGGGCATATCAGCCGAGGGATTTCATAGCCTTAGGCGCTCTCTAGAAGCTTAA
- the LOC103723848 gene encoding probable protein phosphatase 2C 27 isoform X3, protein MERICENTVAIDSKQNPLIDFVPVTRSGDWSDIGSREYMEDTHVCISDLAKKYGYHSLDQETVSFYGVFDGHGGKGAAHFFCDSLPRVIVEDAEFPLELEKVVTRSFMQTDTQFAKICAVQSALSSGTTALTAMIIGRSLLVANAGDCRAVLSRLGMAVEMSKDHRPCCIKERKRVESLGGYIDDGYLNGQLAVTRALGDWHLEGMKGIGERGGPLSAEPELRMITLTKDDEFLIIGSDGIWDVFSNQNAVDFARRRLQEHNDTKLCCKELVEEAIRRGATDNLTAVMVCFHSDPPARMGVHRTRVPRGISAEGFHSLRRSLEA, encoded by the exons ATGGAAAGAATATGTGAGAATACAGTGGCCATAGACAGCAAGCAAAACCCATTAATAGATTTTGTCCCAGTTACTCGATCAGGGGACTGGTCTGATATTGGCAGTCGGGAGTATATGGAAGATACCCATGTGTGCATCTCTGACTTGGCTAAGAAGTATGGTTATCATTCACTGGATCAGGAGacggtttctttttatgga GTATTTGATGGACATGGAGGGAAAGGTGCTGCACATTTTTTCTGTGACAGTTTACCTAGGGTCATTGTGGAAGATGCTGAATTCCCTCTTGAACTTGAAAAGGTAGTCACGAGATCGTTTATGCAAACTGATACTCAGTTTGCAAAGATTTGTGCTGTTCAGTCTGCACTGTCATCTGGGACAACAGCACTTACTGCAATGATAATTGGAAG ATCTCTATTAGTTGCTAATGCTGGAGACTGCCGAGCTGTGCTTTCCCGACTTGGGATGGCAGTAGAAATGTCCAAGGATCACAGGCCCTGTTGTATCAAGGAAAGAAAACGCGTCGAATCCCTTGGTGGCTACATCGATGATGGATACTTGAATGGTCAGCTTGCTGTGACCCGAGCTCTTGGTGATTGGCATCTGGAGGGCATGAAAGGTATTGGCGAGCGAGGTGGACCCTTGAGTGCTGAACCAGAGCTTAGGATGATTACTTTAACAAAAGATGATGAGTTCCTGATAATAGGCAGTGATGGTATATGGGATGTCTTCTCGAACCAAAATGCTGTAGATTTTGCTCGGAGGAGGCTCCAAGAACACAATGATACGAAATTGTGTTGCAAGGAATTGGTTGAGGAGGCAATAAGGCGAGGAGCTACAGACAATCTGACAGCAGTTATGGTATGCTTCCACTCAGACCCCCCTGCTCGGATGGGGGTACACAGGACTAGAGTGCCGAGGGGCATATCAGCCGAGGGATTTCATAGCCTTAGGCGCTCTCTAGAAGCTTAA